ATGTTAGATTCCGAAGGTGAATATGATAGGAAACAAACGCATCCATTGCTTATTCCAAAGTTATGAATTCAGTGGTCAAACTGACGAGGGACAGGGAAATGGTACTGTTCCTTGAAAATGTGTTTGCCTGCACACTATAGATCAATCAGTATGACAGATTAGATAATCAGTGGCTTTTTGACACTGACTGATGTTAAATTATATGTAATTGAACTCACTATCCAGTTATTAATGAAAATTTAAGTCAGAGTATTAAAACTTCGTAGTGTGGAGATTGTTTTTTACCCACgaaatttgaaaatacatgcattaaatttcaaaagtaTGTACAGAAACACCACCGATGACATACTTGAACACACCGAACGCCTCAGTCATCAAAAACGTCTGAAGATATATATAATTTCAGGTATGATATCTCTATTGTCAAGAGAACGAATTTATAAATAACTACATAAAATGTATTCAATGTAAAGCTCTCTGAAAACAATGCATCCAGTCAATCATTCATATTCAATTATAGAACAGCCTTTACGACAGTATGACAGGTTGAAAAATGACATATCGAAGTCTCTAAAGATCAAGTGATGGGAAGCACGAGGATCTATTCGTGTAAACGTGTCCTGGATGGTGAACATGAAGCCAGAACCTGTCAGTTAAATGTTTTTATGAAGTTGTTCAGACATTCAGGTATCCCAGATCGGTAAAACATTCTGATGACAGATGGCCGGAAAACCTAGCTGAGTTTTAGTGTACCtgaggttgggggggggggggggaataggATGCAGAGCATGCATTTGTATCTTACTTTCGGGGGTAATTCTTTTACCACTAAAACGCATATCGTTTTGGACATGTTTGGATGAAATGCTGCATTTGCAGTGTAGGTAAATGAGCAGAAATTGTAGCAGTTCTTTATAGAGTGCCACAGAAACTTCGGGTGCTGTCCATACAAGACATGTGCGTGACGGTTACCACTATAATATGTAGTGATAAACATGCAATCGTTCCTAATTTCGTCAACAAACCCAGAAACTGGTACCAGAAATTGCCATGGATGTCTTAGATATATTTCACAATAAATGATCACTCCTACTATGCCACTAAACTTGAATTTGTTTCAGTATATAACattgtctttaaaaacaaaagcagtgAACATAAAAAATTTCATCCTAGATCTAACAAGATCTGTTTCCGTTTTactaaatacaaaatacagtcaAGTTTATTCAGCCTGTCATGCGGTGACATTCTAAGTGCCAGAACGAGACAGAGAAAGTTTGTTACAGGGCTTATGGATTTCTCTGTCGGCGTTTTTAACAGGCTATCGTAGTAGTTGTTTTAAATGGCACTATATACAATGGGCAGCTGTGACAAATGATTTAAAAGTGTTATTGCGGTTGACTGGCATGTGCTCTAACAACACTTCATACTGACTGCTTGTCTTAAATAGAGCCTGATAGAAACACTTGCGATAGAGTCGCCTGTCAGCTTTATCATTAATTGCGGTATACAACACACTAGGTAATGTGGAGCCTCAGTTTCTTTCACTGTACACAGAAGAGTGTTTTTAGTCCTCCGGAAGATAAAGTACAATTTCGCAGTTTTTTTAGGCATCTCTTAGGGCAGCTCAGCTGGTCACAGTTGGGTGATCCATCACCACCAAGCGTCGGCGTCGAAGTCTCTAAAGTGATAGCTTGTGGTGTTTTTTTATCGTCGCCTTCAGTTTAAGTGTTTTTAAATTGTTGATATCAGGTAAGGGGTAACTTACAAGAGGAAACTTCAGCGTACAGCGTCACTGTGTATCGCATCTTCACCACATATGTCTTTTATAGATGTCAAAAGCGTAAGATGTTTCATTCTGTTAGAGTATTCTGTTCTATATTATTACCAGACAAGCTCCATTCATACTACATGTTTGACAGCTTTTGTTTCAGACGCCAATTATGGCATGTTTTCTTTGATATACAGGATACATCTTCAAATGAACACAGGTATCCGTGGATGTACCTAAACACTACAGGTACACCCACGGATACCAAACTGTGTTTAATTCATGTAATATGTTAGTGAACGTACACGTTCACGTATAACGCATGGTATAATAGGGCTGTTATCTTTATGTGCTAAGTGAACTCATGGTAACGCGACATAAATCAGGCCACAAAGTAAATGTGACCATAATCGTTCTTTATGACATACGCCTCGGCTAATCAGTGTGCTGATAGCATATGAAAAAGTTTTACCAAATCTTTTTTATAGACATATTCTCCCAAAGCTTATAGCGAGGTGATGTATCCTTTTGCCAAAGGAAGCATGAAAACTAAACGAAAGTGATTAGAAGTACTAATTATATTATGACCTATACGTATTGTCGTGCTGTGTGGCCAGCATTTTATAAGAACTCTATGGGCATGAACCAACTTATCTTTAACAGAGATGGCTGAGGAGTTTGCCCGAAGAATGCACTTACGTTACCTCAACGCAATTTGGGTTAATCCCTAAGCATAAGTGCATAAATTTAAATTCGAATAACCTTAGAGTGCCCGGGGAAACTAAATATTTCTCCATAACTTTCACTTAGAAAGTTGATGAATTGAACCTTTCAGCATATAGTCTGGGGCGAAATATGTGGTAGTGGCACACGTCAAGCGTGTAtacaagatgtttttttttacttcttttttacTGAAATGTCCCTTTGTTCAGTCCATCTGGCTTAAAGGTTACTTTTTGCTTGTGGTAGGCTTATGCTCGTCCCAAGAGTCATAGAAGACATCTTTTGTCTTCGTAAAGTAGTAGTTAGCTTAACTTTCAACTTTTGTTAAACGTAATAAGATtctataattaaaataaaattaatatagtTATATAAATTGGAGTCTGGTCCAAAAGAATACTTACCCAGGCCTGATATAAATTTTGTTCTatttatggatatatatatatatatatatatatatatatatatatataatgtgtgtgtgtgtattctttAGGTTTTCGTGGTAAGCAGGACCATTTAAAACTTTGACAAACCATGAATTTGCCGCTTgttacaaaaaattacaaatccTTTTCGGTTATTAAGGTATATGGTCTCGTCGGTACTTTCTGCCTTGGGGTTAAGTTTTCAAAGcattgaaatgttcttaagagaacaaaatataaatacatgtattaccatataacatttcatttgttaAGAGCAGTAGTTAAGAGCCCTACCTGAGCTGTAGGCGTTTTATACATTAGTGTATTCGTTTTCATCCCTTTGTACAGCCCTATCTGTCCTACTGGGCTTTCTTTATGATGAATTAATACCCTATTTAACATATATGTCTGAACATTTATGCCAACATGTCAAGGACTGTGCCGCTCATTCGATATCTGTTTTGGCTCCTTTATCATTTCGAATAATAAGTGACGATTCTCAAAAGGTGCACACTAAGTAGTGTATGTTTTATATGAATGTGTCCAATAAAATCAGGTGAAATAGATGTCTTAACTTCTTCGTCACCCAGGGTGACACGAGCTTGCTCATGAATATGCTGAGCTCTCAGCACGGGTCTAACCAGGCCATTCCATTCACCGTTCTAACTATAACGATCTAGGCACACGTAGTAATAGTTCTCTTTGCTACTTGAGTTTATCTGGCCGAATTCTGGACACTACGTCTCGTGCTGAGGGCACTGTAACTGCAATTTTCCATTAATGCATGGTTACGCAAGAGACAATCACAAAAAATGTTGACCAGATAGTGCACGGAAAACGTCTAGAATACCCCACTGTAATTAGTTGTAATTACTTTGAAGAGGCTGTAACGATTATCTGCTATGTATTTCAGTCGAGCGGACGACAAGGGGGACACCACCTCCGAGGCGGAGTATATCAACATCTTAAACAACGACGATATCGACAAACTTCTCCTTCAAGAATCGCATAACGGGGACTGTGGCGAATCCCACCAAGTAAGATATGATACATAAAAAGCATGATGGAACATAGTTTTGAAGCTGCATTAATTTTATAGGAGTTAATGTTAGATACCTGTAAAGTTGCTGTGAAGTTTCAAGATTGAAGCTTAACTATATGACacgcataaataaataacacaatttTGTTCCGTGGTACATTTGCCACAAGTCGATGTGAAATGCTTGAGAAGCTAAAATGTGGCACATACATAAAGAAATTATTGATACTATTTGTACATAGGGTCCAAAGACATCTGTGGCGGACTACTCTCTGACTCCAGGTACAGATCATAACGGTGAAGGAGTGGATTTGTCTGTGCAAAACGCTATGAACGGCACACACCGAGCAAGTCCTGACGACATACGTCTCATGAACAGTGTGCGCAGTCAAATGTGCTTTGAAAACCAACAAATGAACGATAAACCACTGCCACTGGTGCGAAACAAGGATAACTGCTTTGGTCCAAAGGACATAGGGATCGCTGTTTCCCAACAAGACAGTTCCTTGTCCCAGGCATGCATGACAGATAGCGGGGCAACCCAAGACACTAGACCTTCTGAAAACACAgcaaaaatgattaaaatgcTGAAAGAAAAGCTGAAACGCAACGGTCATATTCCCCAGAGTGCTTCCCCCGTCGACACACTTTCTGGCATTGTCCAGGATTCACTGGACATCCCTCATCAAATTAAACAAGAAGAATATCAGAATCAAGATGTCAATGCAAACATGCGGCAGTTTGATACCACTGCTGCATTCCCACCAGTCACAATGGCAGTTACTTCACAACATCAACAAGGCTCCGCCATTAAAGCAGACGACGAGAGCCAAAGACTTACGGTGAACATAACACAGGCGCAAGCGCAGTATTTCCCTCCAGTTGCTCATTCAGCTCCTGTTCGGACCGACATGTATGGAGGACATGATATGGGATATTACAGCAATGGTTTCTCTTAtccttcaacaacaacaacatgtaccacTTTACAGAGACTAGAAAGTGATCCAGTCGGGGCTATGACGGCCGAGAGCTATGTCCGACATCAACAGCAACATAGTTTCCATGACACGGCGTCGTATTACTGCGTTTTGCAGGACACAAACTACACCATAAAGTCGCCGGACAGCGGTTTTCACGAACCCTGCATATCTCCAACGGATGCGTCCAAAATGGTAAGGCCATTTTCCCTTGAGACCACAAAGCCACTTGTAATTGGGAACATCAGTTCATTACTTTTTTCGTTTGATTCTATGTAAACATTACACGAATTTATTCCGTTCAAGATTATCAAAAGCTATGCTCAGGAAATGTTCAAGACTGTGAATTCTTTCATTAATTACAATTGTTTATTGGGTTACGTCCACGTGACAGCAGTACATTTGTCTATCCCGTGAAGTTCAACTGATGCACTGCACTTAAcaaattttcctttttatttaaattttcaggCTTTCAAAGACAATATGATTTTCAGTGCAGACGGCACAACAGTACCAGTGGCACGTGACCGTGTCCCTAAAAGACGTCGTTCCGTACCAGCAGTTTGTGTCAAACAACTTTGTCAAGGCAGCGAAAAACACACAGGCACCAGTGTCGTCATCCCCAAAATGTAAGCAGCGTTTCAAAGCAGCAGTTTGTGTTATTAATGACCACTCTTGGACAGCGAACTTTCAAGATTCATTAGCTCTGATGTCTTCGTTGGTACTCTCTGATGTTTTCTTTAATGAAGTTCGTTGCTTGCCTTCCATGGATATTGATATCTCGCAAAAATGTTTGCCAGTaaatggtttactccaggcactcggGTTTTCTTGACCCATGAAATCTGCAGCCATAGTAAAAGTAGACAATTCTTATGGATGGTTTTAATGAactgtcaatttatttatttatctggctGTTATACGctgaattcaagaatatttcacctatacaacggcgaccagcattatggtgggaggataccggcaTTTTCCCCGTTGGTAGTCAACAGTTAGACATATAAAGCAAGTGTTATTAATGGCAGATGACTGTGATAATGCATGAAAATTTAAGTCACAACTTTCTTGTTGACGCTTTCTTCAATTCCGAGATGATGCAAATTACGGTGGCATAAGATTTCAgtgtatacattttaaatatgaaataacaaTTTGTTCTGTTGACAGAGAAAACGACACAACTGGGTATAGATACTTTCTGGAAACCCCAATCTCAACGACACAGAAGCTAGATGAAGATAAAATCACATATCTTAACAAAGGTAAATCTCGTGAGAATCCACGCCGGCTTAGTATGTCATGCTTAACTAAGACATTTTTACTCCATGAATACAACATCCATAGAAATTAAGGTGAAACGCATCCAGCATACATGCAAGAACTTCAAATATTGAGATGGaatcatttaaaatttgttatttgtttaacGGTTGGTTAGGCCGTATACAAGTTTCTCAAAAATGTAGGTTAATTCTTTCGGCTTGGTGGTACACGGCGTCTACATTTAACATGAGTTATATACTGGGGTCAAAAAAGTCTCACGCTTTTATGCATATCTTTGTGGCATTTCTGAAAGTATGGGTGACGGTTTAGATATTCACAAAACGTATGTATGGAACCATGGCAACAAAGATCTGTTGCGCTAGAAAATATTATGGCTTGCCCTTGTCATAATCTCAGTGAACAGCGTGATGCTTTTCAAAATACGATATAATACGAAACTAAGGACAAGGCAGGAGTGTTTTGAAAGTCTGCAATGGTTTCCCATCTGAAAAGCTACAGTTGTATAGAATggtgaaaatacaaatacacctCCATAGTATTCACACAGGGTAATGTGATAGGATGTAGGCAAAATATTCATCAGCATGACAGCATTATACTCTAACCTGATAATATGGTGACCCAACAGGGAACGGCATCTCTATAGctacaattttcatcttttcAATAAATATGAGGATCATTTCCATTTGGATATATTCTTCGCTCTCCGCATTTTCCCTGTTTTCAATGTCATGTATGAATTTTCTATAAAAGAGGATAAAACTTTACTATGAAATGTTATTGGATTGCTCTGTTATACTTAGAGTTGAGTTTCAAAAATGTGCtaacagttttgtgttttatgtgccGTTAATTCTAATCTCACGAAATTAAGATGAAGGGATTTCCAGCTGGACTTTCCCATTGAGGGATTCTTGAAACATAGACAATCAAGCAGGAAATTAGTATACGGTGTAAGGTTACTTTATCAATATCCTGTCGGCGCTAACTGAGCATGGTATCTCTTTAATAAACAAAGCCCTCCTATATATAagttaatacacaatacacttaGAAAATGTGTTAATTATGTGTTTGGTTATAATATAAGTCTTGCTGAATGCTGTCTTACATAATAAGATACATGATAAACACATTTTTGAGTGTTTTGTATTAACTTATTCATTGTTTCTCTCCACAGGGCAATATTACGGATTAACACTAGAATACCACGCTCCTGACAGAATACCGAAATGTTCCACAATTCGGGTGAGCATCTTTCtatcattggctgttaatttgACATGAAAATAGGATTTGTTTGCAGACAAACGACTCCAAATCTTTATCGCGGTTCGaggaaactgaaactgaaacctGCTGATAATTGAATTATTGTGTGGACATTTCTAATACAGTTTGTAGTGTCCCCAATGCAGTTCTGTGaatcaacatttcatttttcatacCATCCTTTGTATTGTCCACTCATTTCATCAAATAAGGTTGCGTATAGGCCTAAATTATATCATACCACTTTCTGATTACAACGTCCTCATGCGCGCCTAAGCTTTGTGTTTTAATTACGAGCACCAGTGTGCGTAAAGATTCATTTCCCATCttatgtatatgttattttcttttccagtctGTAATCATGGTTGTCTTCAGGGACGACAAAACGATTGACGACGAAATGAAAGCTTGGGAATTTTGGCATAGTCGACAACACAGCATCAAGCAGAGAATAATTGACattggtaaaaaataaaaacaaaaagtgtcttacaaattttgtttcttttaaggATTTCGCATGACGATTTTGTTAGCCAGTGTAATTCAGCATTAATCAAGATAGCTGCTCGCATTTACAATAAATACAATAGAAAGTTATTGCGACAGTGGAAGTCAGCTAAACTGAATGTCTTTCAAGATATTAATCGTTGCTCAAAGGTGTATGACTAACTTTTTTAAGCCGATTCATATCAGTATATTTAGTGGCGTAACTACGTGTTAATAAGTAATTTATATTTGTTCACAGACACGAAAAACAGTACCGGGATAGTGCCTAACAGCATTGATGAAATCGCCCACAATGCCGTATCGATAAGATGGACCCCACGCGAAGGTAGTGCTAAAGTAAGTGGCTATATACTTCTAAACAGACACGCACATATATATGCCCTAAAACTTCATCTAGTAAAATTTACCAAACCtcacttaatatttatttaagaataattatttattgacaAGCACAATTAAGATTCTAATTGTCATAAACTCGCAAAGAATGCCACAATGTTTTACGGCATACGGTTGAAAGGGTTAGTTGCCATACAGGAAGACTACTAATCCCCCTCAAAATGTCTCCTACTGAGTAAGATAGATAAGACATAAGATGAAtacacaataaaaataaattaggaAATGTAATTCAGTGAGTCATGCATGACAGCCATACCTGCCTGACCCAAATTCCACCGCTCCTGTATGTTGACAAACCTAACCTTGGATAACTAACCATTCAGCCGGGCCTTTTTTTTCATCACAAGTGATATTACATAAAGTCGGATGTAATTCATCTTTGGATGAGTGTGTCTTCTATAGTTTATAATTGATGGGTTTAAAGGATAGCCCTGTTTTGACCATATAAGGAGGTGACCTGAACACTCGCCTCGTGCCATGATTAGATAGATGTGTCAAGATGATTATATGCGGATGCTGTGGTTTGTTGGatataaaacttttttctgTATAGTTTATACAAAATTACgactttattttatattttgcaaGAATACAGAAGAGGCCCAATGCAATTTAATAATGGTTTTTAATTGACCCGTCTTCCATCATGAAGTCGGGTAATTTTCCGCCAACATTACACCAGTGTATATTTTCCTGTgcatgcattgttttattttctttcagatCAATGTCGCAATTAACTGTCTAAGCACGGACTTCAGCAATCAGAAAGGAGTGAAGGTtagctatacatatatatatttttctttgttcGAAATAGAACATGTGCTTTGCTTGATGCCCACATAACCTCCTGCGTATAATCTACATtgtcacatttttatatttcattcacTTAACACTGCtgaaaaatgtaatgttttaaattaaag
Above is a window of Liolophura sinensis isolate JHLJ2023 chromosome 7, CUHK_Ljap_v2, whole genome shotgun sequence DNA encoding:
- the LOC135471283 gene encoding protein grainyhead-like isoform X1, which codes for MFAEDHEKEREQSSLRHGIYIMDLSWSRWWLHDLPSDYGKTDLPIYDPEVIGPETPEPETDIPIEKDTISRSDDAVEIPGEKKTVLSQQPLPTAAAPPTGTPSEDGPPDDVRAFFGHPLTAATTAINGDDTHIHGLALLHEYQNLPAMDRSGMKIGDKFQTLQDIFSRADDKGDTTSEAEYINILNNDDIDKLLLQESHNGDCGESHQGPKTSVADYSLTPGTDHNGEGVDLSVQNAMNGTHRASPDDIRLMNSVRSQMCFENQQMNDKPLPLVRNKDNCFGPKDIGIAVSQQDSSLSQACMTDSGATQDTRPSENTAKMIKMLKEKLKRNGHIPQSASPVDTLSGIVQDSLDIPHQIKQEEYQNQDVNANMRQFDTTAAFPPVTMAVTSQHQQGSAIKADDESQRLTVNITQAQAQYFPPVAHSAPVRTDMYGGHDMGYYSNGFSYPSTTTTCTTLQRLESDPVGAMTAESYVRHQQQHSFHDTASYYCVLQDTNYTIKSPDSGFHEPCISPTDASKMAFKDNMIFSADGTTVPVARDRVPKRRRSVPAVCVKQLCQGSEKHTGTSVVIPKIENDTTGYRYFLETPISTTQKLDEDKITYLNKGQYYGLTLEYHAPDRIPKCSTIRSVIMVVFRDDKTIDDEMKAWEFWHSRQHSIKQRIIDIDTKNSTGIVPNSIDEIAHNAVSIRWTPREGSAKINVAINCLSTDFSNQKGVKGLPLHIQIDTFESVRDTVPQHRGYNQVKIFCDKGAERKTRDEERRRANRAKNDGHSRKKQEDAYHPPSDRSEFYTMAERERIPIIFNPFNDNEDYNNRKPSPINGHGQTCGDDDEESGLSNSGEISDRADDGYYPASKRQRRDSYTSFREHPIILLYVREQHEKVFTALLVKVPTLQGLLQAVEEKYNTPPAKVKNTYKRSKKGILVKMDDNIVRHFTHESTFTIEVNKVGEDNFEIILIEIDPQQFSTP
- the LOC135471283 gene encoding protein grainyhead-like isoform X2 — protein: MSGTDSTESDGWLHDLPSDYGKTDLPIYDPEVIGPETPEPETDIPIEKDTISRSDDAVEIPGEKKTVLSQQPLPTAAAPPTGTPSEDGPPDDVRAFFGHPLTAATTAINGDDTHIHGLALLHEYQNLPAMDRSGMKIGDKFQTLQDIFSRADDKGDTTSEAEYINILNNDDIDKLLLQESHNGDCGESHQGPKTSVADYSLTPGTDHNGEGVDLSVQNAMNGTHRASPDDIRLMNSVRSQMCFENQQMNDKPLPLVRNKDNCFGPKDIGIAVSQQDSSLSQACMTDSGATQDTRPSENTAKMIKMLKEKLKRNGHIPQSASPVDTLSGIVQDSLDIPHQIKQEEYQNQDVNANMRQFDTTAAFPPVTMAVTSQHQQGSAIKADDESQRLTVNITQAQAQYFPPVAHSAPVRTDMYGGHDMGYYSNGFSYPSTTTTCTTLQRLESDPVGAMTAESYVRHQQQHSFHDTASYYCVLQDTNYTIKSPDSGFHEPCISPTDASKMAFKDNMIFSADGTTVPVARDRVPKRRRSVPAVCVKQLCQGSEKHTGTSVVIPKIENDTTGYRYFLETPISTTQKLDEDKITYLNKGQYYGLTLEYHAPDRIPKCSTIRSVIMVVFRDDKTIDDEMKAWEFWHSRQHSIKQRIIDIDTKNSTGIVPNSIDEIAHNAVSIRWTPREGSAKINVAINCLSTDFSNQKGVKGLPLHIQIDTFESVRDTVPQHRGYNQVKIFCDKGAERKTRDEERRRANRAKNDGHSRKKQEDAYHPPSDRSEFYTMAERERIPIIFNPFNDNEDYNNRKPSPINGHGQTCGDDDEESGLSNSGEISDRADDGYYPASKRQRRDSYTSFREHPIILLYVREQHEKVFTALLVKVPTLQGLLQAVEEKYNTPPAKVKNTYKRSKKGILVKMDDNIVRHFTHESTFTIEVNKVGEDNFEIILIEIDPQQFSTP
- the LOC135471283 gene encoding protein grainyhead-like isoform X3, whose product is MSGTDSTESDGDTISRSDDAVEIPGEKKTVLSQQPLPTAAAPPTGTPSEDGPPDDVRAFFGHPLTAATTAINGDDTHIHGLALLHEYQNLPAMDRSGMKIGDKFQTLQDIFSRADDKGDTTSEAEYINILNNDDIDKLLLQESHNGDCGESHQGPKTSVADYSLTPGTDHNGEGVDLSVQNAMNGTHRASPDDIRLMNSVRSQMCFENQQMNDKPLPLVRNKDNCFGPKDIGIAVSQQDSSLSQACMTDSGATQDTRPSENTAKMIKMLKEKLKRNGHIPQSASPVDTLSGIVQDSLDIPHQIKQEEYQNQDVNANMRQFDTTAAFPPVTMAVTSQHQQGSAIKADDESQRLTVNITQAQAQYFPPVAHSAPVRTDMYGGHDMGYYSNGFSYPSTTTTCTTLQRLESDPVGAMTAESYVRHQQQHSFHDTASYYCVLQDTNYTIKSPDSGFHEPCISPTDASKMAFKDNMIFSADGTTVPVARDRVPKRRRSVPAVCVKQLCQGSEKHTGTSVVIPKIENDTTGYRYFLETPISTTQKLDEDKITYLNKGQYYGLTLEYHAPDRIPKCSTIRSVIMVVFRDDKTIDDEMKAWEFWHSRQHSIKQRIIDIDTKNSTGIVPNSIDEIAHNAVSIRWTPREGSAKINVAINCLSTDFSNQKGVKGLPLHIQIDTFESVRDTVPQHRGYNQVKIFCDKGAERKTRDEERRRANRAKNDGHSRKKQEDAYHPPSDRSEFYTMAERERIPIIFNPFNDNEDYNNRKPSPINGHGQTCGDDDEESGLSNSGEISDRADDGYYPASKRQRRDSYTSFREHPIILLYVREQHEKVFTALLVKVPTLQGLLQAVEEKYNTPPAKVKNTYKRSKKGILVKMDDNIVRHFTHESTFTIEVNKVGEDNFEIILIEIDPQQFSTP